The genomic interval ATCTCTACTGTTTTAGGTATAAGGTCAAATAAATCCTAACGCCTACACAATTTCTCTCGGGAAGCTGTCGAGTCCATGTCTCATGCCTTCATCTTCACTCCATCGGAGGAGTACTTGTCAAAAGTTCTCAGATGCCAAAGTCAGTTAATTGTTTGTAAAATAGCCTAAAACAATGGCAATAAATATGGAGTAAATGTGAAtcacctacctcttacctttgacatgtatttatagtttttgccATGAGCTTGAGATTAGGGAAATCTTAATCACAGCCCAATCTCATCCCAATACCTCTAATTGCCACTTACCTTAATCTTTGCAAAAAAACTAACTACTGACTTAGACTTAGACTGAACGTTCTGCTCTTGGCCGTCCAGTCTAAGTTTAGGATTTCTGTCACGCTCAATCAATTTGGTTGCGTTCTGCTCTCCAAGACCATCAGGTTGGTTTAGTTATAGGATGATTGTATGATCGTCTAGGCCATACAGTGTATCTACTAATTATTGCCTACTTATATTCCTCTAGTTAATTAGCATATATtcaaaatgattatatttatcaaTAGTATACATCCATTTAAAATATCcatcatttatattattaatagattttaCGTTCaaatgattttcaatattttttattaacctAATCttttaaaacctaaaattaagattttaaaatgtttatatagaATAAGTAGACTcggattttattttaaaatgtttataaaagcAATTTTTTAAACAGAATCACATTTCTATCCGATAATTAGCAAAACtactataaaacaaattatgcttttaaataaaaaaaataaattaaatatgtgcctataatttaaaattttacctcAGTAATTGTGTgcatataaaagtaaaaagtttaGTGAAATTTGTTCATTTAACAACTACCAATATTCAAAGATTCGTTTTTCACCAACGAAGGaaacatattttaaagaaaggaaaaatcaGTTAATACGCTATTTGTGGTTGTTAAACGTAAATTCGAAAAGTTCATATCCACTTTAGACAGCCGTAATcggttaaatataattttgagaattaatttctaaatttaaaatactcaatttttaccaatcattcattttttttttgtaaaaaataaaaggggTTTTAGACGGCATGTTTGACTAAATTGACCTTGAATAAGAGGTCATATGATCCCGTGTTTGTTTCcttctttcttcattcttcaacAACCCATTCCTTCCCCACGAGCCATTCTCCGGCCACCGTTGGTGACGGAGCGCCGTTCATAGTATAATATTCTCTGAAAGGTGGGTGCTTGTGAGGTTTCGGCGACCATCCATGGATAAAGTCTTCAACAGGCTCCGCAATTTGGACGCGTACCCAAAAGTCAATGAAGATTTTTACAGCCGCACGCTCGCCGGCGGCGTCGTCACCGTCGTTTCCGCGGCTGTCAtgctcttcctcttcttttccgAGCTAAGTATGGCCTGAATCTCCtggttttgtattgttttttcctttaaattttgttgattattggagtttttacttgtttttgttGGCTGGTTGAGAAAGGTGGGAAATTTTAAAGTAGGGATTTGATTTTCGGGTATTGAGAAAATTGTGTTAATTTGTGTGTCCTGCGCTCGGCAATTTTGTTGCATTGAGCTGAATTTGTAATGTATTTTCGTTGAGTGGTGAGGGAACTTAGGAATTAGGAAACTGAAGATTTCTTTTTAGGTGGAacggtagttttttttttttttttccatcttcttTCTCTTCGGACCATTTTCcatgtttataataaattgatgGTTGATAGTTGAGAGTTCCAAGGCAATAAGGACCTAGATCCATTGATTCAATAATGTAATTGATGACATGTAACTGATTCATGTCACAGAAAATATTCTGATAATATAATCCTGATATGTATGACACGAGTAATGTTCTAAATTATTGGCATAAACCAATGATGGTGTAATGCTAGTATCACACTTTTAAGATTTATCCAGTTAAGTTTATTTTCTGCAATTATTGTATGATTGCTATTTAACTATTGCTAGTTTTATTTAGGGATAAAAGGACCCAGTCgtagaaaaaaattgagtgaTATTAAATGAGCTAACTTGGCTTTTCTCTGAATGATTGCTTTTTTGCCTGCATATGTGCCTCTTATCTTTCCTattaaatttctataatattatcTGTTACCTTTGATTGCAGATTTATATCTCTACACGGTTACAGAGAGTACACTTTTGGTGGATACTTCAAGAGGAGATACCTTGCACATCAATgtaattattgttgttatatAATTGAAGtgtaactttttttagttttgttcaGATCTTCATATTCCAAGCCCAATCTATGAatcatttatttgtttagtGATTTTGTTTCAAAGCAACTTGTATAGGTGCCATTATCTGGTTTGATTGGCCTTGTACCTTCATATATCCTCTACGCCTTCAAGCATTAGTCTTCTTAATCTTGACTTTAccttttaatactaaaaatttaaCTCATTTTTCCCTTTTAAATGCAGTTTGATGTCACTTTTCCTGCTGTTCGATGTTCAATACTCAGTTTAGATGCAATGGATATTAGTGGGGAGCAGCACCTTGACATAGTATGTTCTGCTTGCATTAGCATCTTATCAATTAATTTTCAGTTCCTCTAATTCTAACTGCATATTTATACTTCTTTTTCTATCATTCCCCGAGTCTCATGTTCATACCATTGttagttattaaatattattcatacTGTACTATTTCTATTTGCAGCGACATAATATAGTGAAGAAAAGAATTGATGCTAATGGTAATGTGGTAGAAGAGAGGAAGGATGGAATTGGTGCACCAAAGGTTAGCTGAAATACCCTGGCTCTTTTTACTTCACAACGGTTGTTTGCTTTGTGCTTGTCATAGAATTTGATCTATTTGACTCTTAACTTGCCTTCGTAGAAAGGACATAATAAGAAATTACTATATACAAGGAAAGATTGGTGTAACACCCATTGAGGGACCAAAATGGACATTGGAGGAAATCATTAAGGGATCTTTGGCTAACTAATTTTCTTGAAGCTTTAGTTTAACTGTATTGAGTAAGGCATGATCTATGTAGCTCATCTCATCTAGTGGGTTAAgactttgttgttgttgttgttgatgatgatgttattgttgttgttttatattAGTGAATATTGGGTTTTAAGAAAAGTGTTGTTGAAATCAGAATGTTGAGGTAAATGAGTGGATATACTAGAAAGTTGGAAATTGGAAGCAAAGTTTGAGTAGCAAGCACCTATTGAGAAGATGACTAAACTTAGCTGAAGGTGGTTTGGAAATATGGGAAAAGTTAATTAAATGGAAGATAGTCCAGCTAAAAGTTATAGAGGATGGTTGATGGTAACTTTAGGTGAAACCATGACAAAAGATTGtactttaaatgattttattgaaaaatttagtttttggtaGATCTAGAGGCTCAGTTCATAGATTGTGCTGTGAGATAAGGCTGCATTATTTATAATTCTGTTGTCTTCTAATACAAATTAATAGGAATTATTGTTAATAGAAATGCTAGCCTGAAGCATTTTCGTACTTTTGTAGTATTAGAGAACCATGTTAGCTATGACTTAGTATTTCACTGAGCTGTTTGGAAATGAAAGGCCTTGCACTTGTGTTTCTTATGTTTATAGGGATGACAAGTAGAATAGAGGTTCTGACCTGTTAATGTGAAAGTACTTTAAAATGAATACAAGCTTCATTACTCAAGGCAGGAATGGAATATGgatgataacatgattgttGCATATTAATGAATGAAGCTCTTACAGACTTTTATGTGGGATCCTGAGTGTCTGCTGGTAAAAGTACCTTTAGACTGGATGGTTGTAATGTGACTGgtaattcatttttcaaaaaagacATCCTGATTGTTTTTCTGAGTCTGATAATTTTTCTTGTAGATTGCTTTTCCAGTATTATGTTTGTTCTCCCAAGTCAATAATGTCATTTTTACTGCTTAGTGTTTATAGGAAGTAGAAGGTTCTCTGGTTTCAGTTGTTTGTTTTTTGATTTTGATCTGGGTATTATACACAGTAATGAGttgtatatatttgtatttgatcACCTGTTGTGTTTGCCTTgatgagattttatttttggttcttGGTTCGTACCTATTGAATTCATTACCAATGATGGCTGGCATAAATTAAGTCAACTGTTGCAAATGTCATTACCCCTTGTTTCTACTAAGTTTTTATGTGTCATTTCGAAGACAAAGGTCACTATTCATGTCTaaagaattttcatttttgtttcgtGTATATCTCTTCTATTGCAGATTGAGAGACCGTTACAAAAACATGGTGGCAGACTTGGACATGATGAGAAGTATTGTGGTTCATGTTTTGGTGCGGAAGAGGTACCTTCGATCATTTACTATACTTAAATTAGCTCATGTTTCTTATAGTTTTTGTAACTATCACAACATGTTTTGGTTTCAATGTGGTGACTGTCAAAGCTTTGGTGttcaatagatttttttttttattgtgttaagGTTTTAAGgattttatgaaaaaagaagGGAGAAATTAAGTATCAAGGGTTGTGGTGACATAATTGGGTGAGATTTGACTATAAAAAAGTTTTGAATCTAAACTAGGTAATCTAGGGTGAAGAGTGTCCTCAAGGTTCTAGGGAGTTTTTGATGCTTATCATAGGAGGTGCCAAAAGGCTCAtgcctcatcaaaagaaatacatTTGAAGACCATAACTGTTTTTACCCTCACTTTTTCTCAGTTTTTGTATGGGTTGATAGCTTGTAAAATTTCTAACTATTACCTGTGTGATAATTTTTGTGCCTTGGTCTACTTTTTGTATAAAGTACTGTCAACCTTAGGTTATAGTTTTCAAACCCTGGTCTAATATATAAGGGAAAATACAGTTTATGTCTTTACATGATTAGATAATATAGTGGGAAAAAGGCTTAACTATGTTTTTTGTATCTGAAGGGTGAATTCAGTTTTggtcttcaaaattttaaaacaaataattttagtcCCTCAAATTTAGTGCTAAGGGTCTAAAACAGCaccagacacacacacacacacatatgtaacttttttttttttcaaatttaagggAATAaagtgatatatatttttttaatttgggaGATAAAAACTGGTTTGACCACAAGTTTTAGggattaaaaatttaactaaacctattttatacattaattgtGTTTTGTGTTGTAGTTTTCTCATCAGTAACAGTTTTGCCTttattcaatttctattccaTGCCTTATGTTTTATGTCATCAAAGTTCTTATGTTTgttaagttgaaaaaaataaaaagatatactATTTCTGTGCTTATTCTTGAAGACCAAAATTATCTTCACTGTTCATTTCAGTAACAATGTCAATAACAATGATAAATCCTAATAATActcttttgttaaatatatatatatatatatatatatatatatatattgtagaaAATGGTAAGCTGGTCCTACTGTTCACATGGTGTTACATTGTTGGGATGATCCtggttaaatatttttggtttgACTAACACAGTAGTATTTGTATGGAATGACCCCAGAATCTTTGGGTAACTGAAGTTTGAGTATGTATTGTactatttttaagttatatttaattattatcattgatGCTTTCATTTGAGTAGTTTAATATGCTGTCTAAAGTTAtactatttttaagttaaatttaattatcatcATTGATGCTTTCATTTGAGTAGTTTAATTTGCTttctaaacttatattttactGTGTATTTGTACACTTTTGTCAGTGCAACTTGTACTCTGCAATTGTTTAACGATTTCTTTTGTCTATGGTTTCTCTCTTGTTCATTCTCATGCAGTCAGATGAACACTGTTGTAATTCTTGTGAAGAAGTGCGTGAAGCATATAGGAAAAAGGGGTGGGGTCTGACAAATATGGATTTGATTGATCAGGTTGGCTTGATACTCTCTTTCTATTACACAATAAGCAATGGCATTTTCTGTGGATTCAAATGCCACACTTGAGAGGTTTTACTTGTTTTATGTATGTTGTTGCTTGAAGcacatttattataatttatgaaaacttCCGGATGCAACGAGGAGGCTAACAACAGGAATGAGAAGGCTTCGCTGTACCTTATTCTATAGATCCTTGATCCATTATATAGCATGTATTGGAGTTCTTGGCTGATGAAATCCGACATTTGTGTTAATTATACTGGATTCGTGTACTTTGTCCTTGTGCTTGAATTTGTAGGAGGTATACTGCATTCTGATGCTTTGGTTTTGTTTTAGTGTCAAAGAGAAGGTTATGTGCAAAGGGTAAAGGATGAAGAAGGTGAAGGATGCAACATTCAAGGATCTCTTGAAGTTAATAAAGTGGCAggaaattttcattttgcaaCCGGGAAAAGCTTTCTTCAGTCTGCTATATTTCTTGCTGATCTTCTTGCTTTACAGGATAATCATTATAATGTAAGACTGAACAGGTTTTAGTTGTCCTTTGCCtgaattatttatcatattttgaaaactttgataTAGTTTTgatgattttcctttccttGTAATCTCGTGGttgattttcaaaatatgatgcAGATAAGCCATCGGATCAACAAATTAAGTTTTGGTCACCATTTCCCTGGATTGGTAAATCCTCTTGATGGGTAATTTTCTTCTCCAGCTGACGCCTTTATTTTCTGGTGTCAAGGATGGACATGGGCATGAGTTTTAACATATTGAGATTTGTAAAATTTGAATCTAATGCTATAGACTAAGATTCTAAAGTAAATTACTTTTCCCCTCTATTAAAACTTAATCAAGTTTCCATTTAAAAGACTATAACTTGTAAAAGCACAGTAATTTGTTTGCAGTCATTGTGAAGCATGTTTCCTCACGTTGCAATTTGCAAGGCACTAAAATGACATGTATGTGTTTTCTCGTTCTCCCAAATGGCCGTTTGAAatcttcaaaaataataaacaaccAGATTGTAACAGATTTGATGACTAAGCCATAACTTCATGTATAAGGTAGGCCAAATGTCATTTGTTTGTTACCCTTATTCAACCCTATTGTTGAGAACAAGGAAGCATGCAAATGTTTTGAGATGAACCTTTCACTCGACTATTGAACAAATGTGTTTTTCCCATTCTCTCAACATATAGAGCTGAAACCAGGGTACCAGACTTTTGATTGTAAAACATCCATTGGCTTATAAGTTATAACTGCACCACAATACAACTATTATGCTTTGTCTTGAAATTGTAACCTCTGACTTTTGTATTGGTTTCAATAGAGTAGTTTTGtattgaaaatggaaaagacAATGGAAGGGGAGAGAACTCTTAATTATATGTACCTAAAATTTGATGTAACTATTGGCCACTTACATGCAGTACATTTTAAGGACCAACTCTACCGTAAATTTAAGCTGTTAGGTGAAGGTTTAAGATTGGTTTTACATCTACAATACACATACAGACAGaattcaattttcatattttgttacaATGAAGCCTTGCAATGAACTGTTTTTGCAGAAACAGcaaattgttaatttatttttcaccttttcttttttctctgaGCATTTAAGTTGACCATGATTGCCTCATCAAATGATAAAACCGTGCCTAAATTTTTCTTCCTTAATCATTTGAAGTCTCCTAATTTTGTTCTCCTTCTAATCCTTTGCAGGGTAAAGTGGGTGCAAGGACCAACTCATGGCATGTACCAGTATTTTATAAAGGTTAGTTATGGAtctataattatgttattatcCGAATCTCTCTTACACTTCTTAAGAGATGATATTgcattttgtttctctctttttcttttcttagtaTACTGTATTTACAAACTTTAGTATATTCCAGTATTTGTCTTGCCAAAGCTACTAGGGAACCAGcaaaaacattttgaatatttgcttcaaattgttGCATCATTTATGCTTTCTTCTAACTTCTTGAATATTGTGCCTGCAATTATGCTCTGCTTGATACTTGTTTGGGCATCTATGTGTGTACACAGGTGGTCCCGACAATATACACAGACATTAGAGGTCGTGTTATCCATTCAAATCaggtatttttaatattatgaacGTACTGTCATTTCACGATTCATCGGATAGTGCCTACGTAGCATAATAAATGTTATTGCACAGTATTCAGTGACTGAGCATTTCAAGAGTTCAGAGCTGGGTGTTGCAGTTCctggagttttcttcttttatgacATATCTCCAATCAAGGTAAAATTGCCTAATTTTGCTAGCAAATTGCATATAATGTTGATGTCTTTTCGGCTTCCGTTGACTGGACTCGAAGTTTGTGTTTTTCTGCTTTAGTTTGATACAGCCAGGCATGCATAAGTCTCTGTTTTCCCTGTATTGTAAGATAACCTCTTAAACATTTCCTCATATCGTGAATGGGTGTATTGGGCCCTCTTTTGCACTTTTGCTGTATGttcctatttaaaattttgttactaTAGATTCAAAAGGACACAAGCCGATGATTTTATAAGTAGTCCCCCTTTCAGATCCAGCAGAGTTTATTTTCTTCCATAATTATTATAGTCAAAGGAGTTCGGAACTGTTAAGCCTTTTCCATCTCCAttgtaatcaaatttaaaataaatacttaaactTAGAAACTTTGGAGTAATACTTGATCTCTAAAATTTCACAAACcgaatataattttctaaaaatcttGTCACTATGTAAAACAACTTGAAAACACCCCTAGGGTGTAAGTGTAGGGAAATAGGAAGAAAATGCAAGATTTTGTATTTAgctagtttttattattttttatttttgatcaGCTCGTATTTAGCTAGTGATTGTTCTGGTTTGTTTCTCTGGAGATGCGAAGTTGTCACATTGATAGGATGACCTGGAAGAAAATCTCAATGGAATATGTTGACAGGATGAATGAAAACAATATGCGGTGTCTTAGTGTAGATACAATTATCACTGCTTGAGTCCAATGGTTCTTTAAGACGCTGCGAAATAAAAGCACTTGCACAAGTCAAAACTTCATTTGTTCATTATTTGCAAACAGTATCAGTTTCTTGAACCTAAGATACTGATTTACGTGTTATTCTGGTTGAGTTATCAATGAGCGCAAGATATTCAGAGTCAATTTGTTGCCCTAAACTGAATTCAGATATCTTGAGGATTGTGATCCCTTTCCTACTTTAGTGATAATTTATTAGGGTGGCAAATAGTTGTTAGAGGTGTCATTAGGTCAAGTTATGGTATTATTAATATAAGCTCTTGTCAGGTAATTCTAAGACTAAAAATAATCCTGATATTCTAGGCACTAGGTTTTTAACAGCCACTGAAAGTGAAGCCTTCTTCTACCTAAAACACATGATGTGAGTTACTTGGAAACAAGTATGTATACAAGTCAAAGCTTACAGGATGTGACTAAGTTATTGACTAAAAACAGATGAAGATAGTTGTGTGCTATGGTGAGACATTCAAGCAAGTTTCAACCCTCAAAGTACGGAGACTTCTATTATATGACTACTATTTTTGGTAACTATATGGCACCTCTAAGAGTGGCTGCTTTTTGCCAATGATCTCAATGACTAATTTTATTGAGACTGCTGCTATAACCACAAAATAGAACTAAAGTTGCTATATTGTTTTTGCTAGTTACAATATGATTggtattgttattttattttaaattgtccCTAAATTATGATACATCCTGTTGATTCAACATAAATATGTATCCATTATCTTTAATTTGCGTGGAAGAATCCAAGAACCCAACTTCATAGTTCTGTTGAAGCATATTGTAGTGCAAGTTAAAGAAAAAGTGTATTGGATCttaaattgatttgttttatgCTGCAGGTCAACTTCAAAGAGGAACATATTCCATTCTTACATTTCCTAACTAATATTTGTGCAATTATTGGAGGTAATTTCTTGTTCTTTCTATCCTCTCATGGCAGAGAAAGATAACGgtgataaattaatttcttatcaACTTTCATCATATGATTAAAAATTACGAACTTTTGTACTAATCATTTTCAAAGCTATATTTACACTAACATAATGCATCAAAGTTAAGCTCTAAATGAAAAATAGTCATAGCCAGTATGAACTGGGTACTACTTTCACTTAATGATTTTGCTATTCATAATCGACTTGTCTTTACATCGGGACGTCTATGTTTTCATGTCACGCAACtgattaaaaattcatttcaacCTTTCTGCATTCTGCACAGGTGTATTTACCGTTGCAGGGATCATAGATTCATCAATATATTATGGTCAGAGAACAATcaagaagaagatggagcttgGAAAATATAGATGATTTGGTCACATTCTGCACGAAGAGTCTTCTTTTGCTGTGTACTTGGTTGAGTGGTGCATTGAGTATAGTTCATAACATGGTATAGCATTGCACATGATGCCAAGGGTTAAGCAGAGCCGTAGATCTAGTTGATGCATGAAGTGTATTTTTGGATCATGATTTTTCATTCGGGTGTAGCAATTTAATTTCAGTTGCTACTTTGGTGGCTTTTTAATAGTAcaggatgaagatgaggaatGCAGAGTTTATTGGGAACtttatgatatttttgctgCATAGTGCATGAAATGGGTGATTATGCATAACATACGGTTCTTGTATTGCTATCACAGCTACATTGTAATCTTTGCCAATATTTTCATTGAACTAAACAATTTGAAACTGTTAAGTTAGGATTTGAATCTTTTGTCCCGTCTCCTATCTACTTATTTAATGTTCATGTTTCAAGAGCAGCAATGCGATTTTATGAGTGAGAAATGTTTCAAATGCTTATAGCTAGCAACCCTCTCATAAAATTTGACTTAGTTATACTCATGCTCTATTTAGTTTAGATTGTGAATGCTAGTTTCTTCAATTTTCATGGTTAATTTAAGTTTCTCCCTTTAAAATTGGACAACTTCCATCTAcccatttttaatttagataattgtaaattaaattaattaaaaaaaatcaatcttgTTCAAAGTTTATCCCTTAAAAGGACAGATTTTACTTGaattgaaaagattaaaaaaaaatgttctttaaACATCacgtttatattttatactgaTTTTAAATTCAcatcaatttattaataaaatatcttattctaataacttaaaaaacaatgttgtcaaaatgggttggaATTCATGAATTAATTTGGTTATGGATTCTGACTaagtttagtaaaaaaaaaattgaaattttgagttaattttgaatttgactCATTAAGAACTCAGTTCATTCGGATTAAACTCGTAATGAGTTAAGGCTTGTGAATTCACTTAATTATTACTTtgtgtttcaattttattagttaacaatctttttattgtattgtagacgaggataaataaaaagatgtttgatgaaaacaaaataatgtagATTTATCCGTTTAATACTATAATCTTATAGATGGataagtgataaaaaaattaatgttagatacatatttgttttgctttttatacttgattttgaattgtattgtatttttatattttgaattgtctctagatattaatatcattttggaactaaatttatttagatttgaattaaatttttttatttattttgaaattgaaaaaaaaaacttataatgaagtgagctagtgagccaaTTCGTTTAATCCACTAACTTGTGGTAGATCGAACCAGattcactttttatatttgttaataagtGAGTCGGGTTGAGTTGACTCActcaaatttttcattaaatatccAATGAAATTCTCTAAGTTGTCTTAAAGGAGAACTGGATGTAGCTCAattgagtgaaccaatataaattgtttatgtGCTAAGCTTTAGTTTATAAGTTATCATTCTATCCAAAAAGCAATCCCTCATCATACACATCTACAACACGAGCCACCTACACTAAGAATCACTCCTTCCTAATCACTAGGAGGATAATCTAAAACTGCAACTATAAATGCATTCATCAGAATAACATTTATGAAGTCGTTTCAAGTAGCTTGTGTGGATCATCCAAATCATGATCTATATATTAGCCTCGAAAAAAATGTTGagaaacactattcaacccccctTTTAGTGTTTCCTGAACTTCAATTAGTATCAGAGCCTATCTTGTTGAGCTAATTCCTAATAGAACTCAAGGTAACTGTCCAAGGGATTAAAAATATACAGGTTGATGTTTGTCAAAGTAGTACAACATGCAGGAGATAAATATAAGTTGAAGTAGCTATTTAGACTTATCAAGGCACAAAAACAACGTGATAAATGCATCGGCTAGAAAAATCTAAATGGTTTAACTGACCTAGATGAACTCTCACCATAAATTGATGAGTTTGGTAAACACACCAAAAGAACAAAACTTGCTTCGAAACACATGATAAAAGACATTCCAATAAACACAATCTTGAAAATAACAAGTATTTACCAAACAAACACTAGCCAAGAAAAAGCCACCTACAGGTTAAATGAAACCATATACTAAAAACACTCTCATTCAATGATGAAACCCTCATGAAACACTTAGTATTTTCactagaaaactcaaacagTTAAATCCTGATCAAACAATGGAAAACTTAAAAGCTTTGATTGTTCTGAACAAACATTGAATGTCATTAAATGCTCAATGTTTAAAAGCAACAAGGTAAAGAGGAAAAAGGACATATCTACTATGTAGATATATATCCTACTTATGCAGGATACCTACTACAAGCATTCATCTATTTTATTCAATGCAAGTCAGAAATGAACGTTAGAAAGAAGAAGACATTAACAAAATGTTTTGTTCATCAAAAGTTGTGCCAAAATGAATAGTCTAATGTACTTTTGATAAAGCTCTGAAAAGCAAGTATGCTATGACAAGAAGACATCAACCTATGATTTCCACCAACGATAAAAGCTACGAAAAGTCAAATTACAAGGACAAGCTTCGTCCAACAGCTACACTATCAACAAATCTCAAGGACAAGCATCGTCTACCGGCTATATTATCAAAGgtgtataaatagaagatcaaagaagaagaaaaatatgatgggAAATTgaggaatgaaaagaaaaatcattccAATAGAAGGATCAAGATCTCTCTCTGAAATATTAGAGTTAAATCCTCATACACGAGaatagaaaaaagagaagagctGAACAAAAGAATTTCTCTCAAGCTTCATTGCTATACGTACTTCTACTgtaagaagagaggaagaaatagagagaaacacctaaaagaaagaagaattacTCTCAAGATTGATTGATGTATAACCTTACtattgtaagaagagagaaaagagagaaatagTTAGAGAGTCTCTTAGATTGATTTGTATTGAATAGATATCATCTCTATGAGAGTAATCGTCTAAAGACTTGCAAATAATATGTTGACTGCACATTCTGacgagaattaaaacacttgttgatTAACTTAGTTGAGTTAAAAGATTACTAGGCAACGTATTAGGTTAATGCCAGGATTGTCTAATGGAAACCAAGAATGGGTAAAACTCAACTAGTAAGGGTAGCAAATGTTATTC from Vigna radiata var. radiata cultivar VC1973A chromosome 9, Vradiata_ver6, whole genome shotgun sequence carries:
- the LOC106774269 gene encoding endoplasmic reticulum-Golgi intermediate compartment protein 3, with translation MDKVFNRLRNLDAYPKVNEDFYSRTLAGGVVTVVSAAVMLFLFFSELNLYLYTVTESTLLVDTSRGDTLHINFDVTFPAVRCSILSLDAMDISGEQHLDIRHNIVKKRIDANGNVVEERKDGIGAPKIERPLQKHGGRLGHDEKYCGSCFGAEESDEHCCNSCEEVREAYRKKGWGLTNMDLIDQCQREGYVQRVKDEEGEGCNIQGSLEVNKVAGNFHFATGKSFLQSAIFLADLLALQDNHYNISHRINKLSFGHHFPGLVNPLDGVKWVQGPTHGMYQYFIKVVPTIYTDIRGRVIHSNQYSVTEHFKSSELGVAVPGVFFFYDISPIKVNFKEEHIPFLHFLTNICAIIGGVFTVAGIIDSSIYYGQRTIKKKMELGKYR